From Brienomyrus brachyistius isolate T26 chromosome 21, BBRACH_0.4, whole genome shotgun sequence, the proteins below share one genomic window:
- the si:ch211-267e7.3 gene encoding ADAMTS-like protein 2 isoform X1: protein MYCPSSVSSCVLFIRGPVLLLWIFGKASSVSFKDSSEEGEVPQSQHKEVAQWWGEWSSWSTCSRTCGGGVQSQERHCLQQRLVATYNGNTSVCSGSAKKYRLCQNQLCPNNGVSFKQLQCSLFNAKAFGRRYYTWVPLYPDDYISISNRPCDLQCTTTTGEKQLLVPAQDGTYCRDWVYQGVCIEGRCQVVGCDGKLYSGKTVDKCGVCGGSGASCYRVSGSYRKGIAQLGYLLITNIPAGATDIQVIERRKTENILALSDEAGHFFFNGNSVIDNPRNFHVAGTIFKYRRPAGLFADGFEYIIAQGPTNQGLNIMYYNLNGKMPHITYEYTVPWTPSPRTTATMMLAPEPVQLVPLEAVPDPGRDTNDTLVELAYNNEIDVSEQYKLQNSTSAIVQYKGVVGDPGTDVLEWRFQTPPNFTSVPSDVLFQNNVGNSQEGHKGTVDTGSDSNTINRNGADLNGTHRTSKLLFRGQLFKLGIPSKPGALRRMCKNSSALCPNLEGPQNTLEVLPGSLTPDPHSDSKAKAAYRPVKQLRPLANDTFPQQVGVLNHQVEPAQAPGTESNEFEVGPPDRDISLADMYRWKVSAYAPCSSTCTTGISTSYALCVRYDGQEVDDSYCDSMTRPEPTHEFCTGKECPPRWETSQWSECSRTCGEGHQYRLVRCWRMMAPGFDSSVYDDLCRAAELPKPMGRKVCRNRACGPQWEVSAWSECSARCGRRGVQIREVRCSMEARLCNDSAHPEAERECEGPPCDRRWTVSDWGPCSGPCGEGRMTRSVVCKNSSGNVISDVACDLDLKPLVVYPCGEQNCPAHWVEQEWEQCNATCGRGVKTRQVVCSGLENGVFKEFPKHACSAQNKPLVSSACFERPCSKWFTTTWSQCSKTCGSGVKVREVKCYQGEELGHSCDMALKPEARQACEVQACPTEAPVEEECQDKATANCALVLKVKLCTHWYYRKACCLSCKSKTQ from the exons ATGTACTGTCCGTCCAGCGTAAGTTCTTGTGTTTTGTTCATTCGCGGTCCAGTCTTACTTCTATGGATTTTTGGGAAAGCATCAAGCGTCAGCTTTAAG GACAGTAGTGAAGAGGGGGAGGTGCCGCAGAGCCAGCACAAGGAGGTGGCCCAGTGGTGGGGGGAGTGGAGCAGCTGGTCCACCTGCTCGCGGACCTGCGGAGGAGGGGTCCAGTCGCAGGAGCGCCATTGTCTGCAGCAGAG actTGTAGCCACATATAATGGCAACACCTCAGTGTGCTCCGGTTCTGCAAAGAAGTATCGGCTGTGTCAGAATCAG CTGTGCCCCAACAACGGGGTCAGTTTTAAACAACTGCAGTGTTCCTTGTTCAATGCCAAAGCCTTCGGCCGAAGATACTATACGTGGGTCCCCCTGTATCCGG ATGATTACATCAGCATCTCAAACAGGCCATGTGACCTCCAGTGTACCACAACCACAGGGGAGAAGCAGCTGCTGGTCCCGGCCCAAGACGGCACATACTGTCGGGATTGGGTCTACCAGGGGGTCTGCATTGAAGGCCGGTGCCAG GTGGTGGGATGCGACGGAAAGCTGTACTCCGGTAAGACGGTAGACAAGTGCGGAGTCTGCGGTGGAAGTGGGGCCTCCTGTTATCGTGTCTCGGGCTCCTACCGAAAAGGAATCGCACAGTTAG GTTACCTGTTAATAACGAACATTCCTGCTGGAGCCACCGACATCCAAGTCATTGAACGGCGAAAgactgaaaacattcttg CTCTGTCGGATGAAGCGGGACACTTCTTCTTCAATGGGAATTCTGTCATCGACAATCCCAGGAATTTCCACGTGGCTGGCACGATCTTCAAGTACAGGCGCCCCGCTGGCCTCTTTGCTGATGGCTTTGAGTACATTATTGCCCAAGGTCCTACCAATCAAGGTCTTAACATCATG TATTACAACTTGAATGGGAAGATGCCACACATCACATACGAGTACACTGTGCCTTGGACACCTTCACCGAGAACAACAGCAACCATGATGTTAGCCCCAGAACCTGTGCAGCTCGTGCCCCTTGAGGCTGTTCCAGACCCAGGCCGGGACACTAATGACACTTTGGTGGAGCTTGCATACAACAATGAGATCGATGTGAGTGAGCAGTATAAGTTGCAGAACAGCACAAGTGCCATTGTCCAGTATAAGGGTGTAGTTGGCGACCCGGGCACAGATGTCTTGGAATGGCGATTCCAAACCCCACCGAACTTCACCAGTGTTCCCAGTGATGTTCTCTTTCAGAACAATGTGGGGAACAGCCAAGAGGGTCATAAAGGAACAGTCGATACTG GTTCTGATTCCAACACGATCAACAGGAACGGCGCTGATCTAAATGGGACGCATCGGACTTCCAAACTCCTTTTCAGGGGCCAACTTTTCAAGTTGGGGATCCCGTCCAAGCCGGGGGCTCTTCGACGGATGTGCAAGAACAGCTCTGCGCTGTGTCCCAACCTTGAAGGCCCACAGAACACTCTGGAAGTGCTTCCGGGAAGCTTGACCCCTGACCCACATTCGGATTCGAAGGCTAAAGCGGCCTACAGGCCTGTGAAGCAGCTGAGACCTTTGGCCAatgacacattcccccagcAGGTGGGGGTGCTGAACCACCAGGTGGAGCCAGCTCAGGCACCCGGAACAGAAAG TAATGAGTTTGAGGTGGGGCCTCCTGATCGTGACATCAGCCTGGCTGACATGTACAGATGGAAGGTATCTGCGTACGCCCCCTGCAGTTCAACATGTACCACAG GAATAAGCACATCGTATGCGCTGTGTGTCCGCTACGATGGACAGGAAGTCGATGACAGCTACTGCGATTCCATGACGCGACCGGAGCCAACGCATGAATTCTGCACCGGCAAGGAATGCCCACCAAG ATGGGAGACCAGCCAATGGAGTGAGTGCTCTCGCACCTGCGGCGAGGGCCACCAGTACCGCTTGGTTCGCTGCTGGCGGATGATGGCGCCCGGCTTCGACAGTTCTGTCTACGATGACTTGTGCCGGGCCGCCGAGCTGCCAAAGCCCATGGGCCGTAAGGTGTGCCGGAACCGGGCCTGCGGACCCCAGTGGGAGGTCTCCGCCTGGTCTGAG TGCTCTGCTCGCTGCGGCAGAAGAGGGGTGCAGATCCGTGAGGTGCGATGCTCCATGGAGGCGCGGCTGTGCAATGATTCCGCCCACCCAGAGGCAGAGAGGGAGTGCGAGGGCCCACCGTGTGACCGCAGGTGGACCGTGTCAGACTGGGGGCCA TGCTCGGGGCCCTGCGGAGAGGGCAGGATGACCCGCTCCGTGGTGTGCAAGAACAGCAGCGGTAACGTCATCTCAGATGTGGCGTGCGACTTGGACCTCAAGCCCCTGGTGGTGTACCCATGTGGGGAACAGAACTGCCCCGCCCACTGGGTGGAACAAGAGTGGGAACAG TGCAATGCCACCTGTGGGCGGGGTGTAAAAACGCGGCAGGTAGTGTGCtcaggtttggaaaatggtgtGTTCAAGGAGTTCCCTAAGCACGCCTGCAGCGCTCAGAACAAACCACTGGTGAGCTCAGCTTGCTTTGAGAGGCCCTGCTCCAAATGGTTCACCACGACGTGGTCCCAG TGCAGTAAGACGTGCGGCAGCGGGGTGAAGGTGCGTGAGGTGAAGTGTTACCAGGGGGAGGAGCTGGGACACAGCTGTGACATGGCACTCAAACCCGAGGCCAGGCAGGCGTGCGAGGTGCAGGCCTGCCCAACGGAGGCACCGG TGGAGGAGGAGTGCCAGGACAAGGCGACGGCGAACTGTGCTCTGGTGCTGAAGGTGAAGCTCTGCACGCACTGGTATTACAGGAAGGCCTGCTGTCTGTCTTGTAAGAGCAAGACCCAGTAG
- the si:ch211-267e7.3 gene encoding ADAMTS-like protein 2 isoform X2 yields the protein MFGENRRRERILKISEEGEVPQSQHKEVAQWWGEWSSWSTCSRTCGGGVQSQERHCLQQRLVATYNGNTSVCSGSAKKYRLCQNQLCPNNGVSFKQLQCSLFNAKAFGRRYYTWVPLYPDDYISISNRPCDLQCTTTTGEKQLLVPAQDGTYCRDWVYQGVCIEGRCQVVGCDGKLYSGKTVDKCGVCGGSGASCYRVSGSYRKGIAQLGYLLITNIPAGATDIQVIERRKTENILALSDEAGHFFFNGNSVIDNPRNFHVAGTIFKYRRPAGLFADGFEYIIAQGPTNQGLNIMYYNLNGKMPHITYEYTVPWTPSPRTTATMMLAPEPVQLVPLEAVPDPGRDTNDTLVELAYNNEIDVSEQYKLQNSTSAIVQYKGVVGDPGTDVLEWRFQTPPNFTSVPSDVLFQNNVGNSQEGHKGTVDTGSDSNTINRNGADLNGTHRTSKLLFRGQLFKLGIPSKPGALRRMCKNSSALCPNLEGPQNTLEVLPGSLTPDPHSDSKAKAAYRPVKQLRPLANDTFPQQVGVLNHQVEPAQAPGTESNEFEVGPPDRDISLADMYRWKVSAYAPCSSTCTTGISTSYALCVRYDGQEVDDSYCDSMTRPEPTHEFCTGKECPPRWETSQWSECSRTCGEGHQYRLVRCWRMMAPGFDSSVYDDLCRAAELPKPMGRKVCRNRACGPQWEVSAWSECSARCGRRGVQIREVRCSMEARLCNDSAHPEAERECEGPPCDRRWTVSDWGPCSGPCGEGRMTRSVVCKNSSGNVISDVACDLDLKPLVVYPCGEQNCPAHWVEQEWEQCNATCGRGVKTRQVVCSGLENGVFKEFPKHACSAQNKPLVSSACFERPCSKWFTTTWSQCSKTCGSGVKVREVKCYQGEELGHSCDMALKPEARQACEVQACPTEAPVEEECQDKATANCALVLKVKLCTHWYYRKACCLSCKSKTQ from the exons ATGTTTGGGGAAAACCGGAGACGTGAAAGAATTCTTAAGAT TAGTGAAGAGGGGGAGGTGCCGCAGAGCCAGCACAAGGAGGTGGCCCAGTGGTGGGGGGAGTGGAGCAGCTGGTCCACCTGCTCGCGGACCTGCGGAGGAGGGGTCCAGTCGCAGGAGCGCCATTGTCTGCAGCAGAG actTGTAGCCACATATAATGGCAACACCTCAGTGTGCTCCGGTTCTGCAAAGAAGTATCGGCTGTGTCAGAATCAG CTGTGCCCCAACAACGGGGTCAGTTTTAAACAACTGCAGTGTTCCTTGTTCAATGCCAAAGCCTTCGGCCGAAGATACTATACGTGGGTCCCCCTGTATCCGG ATGATTACATCAGCATCTCAAACAGGCCATGTGACCTCCAGTGTACCACAACCACAGGGGAGAAGCAGCTGCTGGTCCCGGCCCAAGACGGCACATACTGTCGGGATTGGGTCTACCAGGGGGTCTGCATTGAAGGCCGGTGCCAG GTGGTGGGATGCGACGGAAAGCTGTACTCCGGTAAGACGGTAGACAAGTGCGGAGTCTGCGGTGGAAGTGGGGCCTCCTGTTATCGTGTCTCGGGCTCCTACCGAAAAGGAATCGCACAGTTAG GTTACCTGTTAATAACGAACATTCCTGCTGGAGCCACCGACATCCAAGTCATTGAACGGCGAAAgactgaaaacattcttg CTCTGTCGGATGAAGCGGGACACTTCTTCTTCAATGGGAATTCTGTCATCGACAATCCCAGGAATTTCCACGTGGCTGGCACGATCTTCAAGTACAGGCGCCCCGCTGGCCTCTTTGCTGATGGCTTTGAGTACATTATTGCCCAAGGTCCTACCAATCAAGGTCTTAACATCATG TATTACAACTTGAATGGGAAGATGCCACACATCACATACGAGTACACTGTGCCTTGGACACCTTCACCGAGAACAACAGCAACCATGATGTTAGCCCCAGAACCTGTGCAGCTCGTGCCCCTTGAGGCTGTTCCAGACCCAGGCCGGGACACTAATGACACTTTGGTGGAGCTTGCATACAACAATGAGATCGATGTGAGTGAGCAGTATAAGTTGCAGAACAGCACAAGTGCCATTGTCCAGTATAAGGGTGTAGTTGGCGACCCGGGCACAGATGTCTTGGAATGGCGATTCCAAACCCCACCGAACTTCACCAGTGTTCCCAGTGATGTTCTCTTTCAGAACAATGTGGGGAACAGCCAAGAGGGTCATAAAGGAACAGTCGATACTG GTTCTGATTCCAACACGATCAACAGGAACGGCGCTGATCTAAATGGGACGCATCGGACTTCCAAACTCCTTTTCAGGGGCCAACTTTTCAAGTTGGGGATCCCGTCCAAGCCGGGGGCTCTTCGACGGATGTGCAAGAACAGCTCTGCGCTGTGTCCCAACCTTGAAGGCCCACAGAACACTCTGGAAGTGCTTCCGGGAAGCTTGACCCCTGACCCACATTCGGATTCGAAGGCTAAAGCGGCCTACAGGCCTGTGAAGCAGCTGAGACCTTTGGCCAatgacacattcccccagcAGGTGGGGGTGCTGAACCACCAGGTGGAGCCAGCTCAGGCACCCGGAACAGAAAG TAATGAGTTTGAGGTGGGGCCTCCTGATCGTGACATCAGCCTGGCTGACATGTACAGATGGAAGGTATCTGCGTACGCCCCCTGCAGTTCAACATGTACCACAG GAATAAGCACATCGTATGCGCTGTGTGTCCGCTACGATGGACAGGAAGTCGATGACAGCTACTGCGATTCCATGACGCGACCGGAGCCAACGCATGAATTCTGCACCGGCAAGGAATGCCCACCAAG ATGGGAGACCAGCCAATGGAGTGAGTGCTCTCGCACCTGCGGCGAGGGCCACCAGTACCGCTTGGTTCGCTGCTGGCGGATGATGGCGCCCGGCTTCGACAGTTCTGTCTACGATGACTTGTGCCGGGCCGCCGAGCTGCCAAAGCCCATGGGCCGTAAGGTGTGCCGGAACCGGGCCTGCGGACCCCAGTGGGAGGTCTCCGCCTGGTCTGAG TGCTCTGCTCGCTGCGGCAGAAGAGGGGTGCAGATCCGTGAGGTGCGATGCTCCATGGAGGCGCGGCTGTGCAATGATTCCGCCCACCCAGAGGCAGAGAGGGAGTGCGAGGGCCCACCGTGTGACCGCAGGTGGACCGTGTCAGACTGGGGGCCA TGCTCGGGGCCCTGCGGAGAGGGCAGGATGACCCGCTCCGTGGTGTGCAAGAACAGCAGCGGTAACGTCATCTCAGATGTGGCGTGCGACTTGGACCTCAAGCCCCTGGTGGTGTACCCATGTGGGGAACAGAACTGCCCCGCCCACTGGGTGGAACAAGAGTGGGAACAG TGCAATGCCACCTGTGGGCGGGGTGTAAAAACGCGGCAGGTAGTGTGCtcaggtttggaaaatggtgtGTTCAAGGAGTTCCCTAAGCACGCCTGCAGCGCTCAGAACAAACCACTGGTGAGCTCAGCTTGCTTTGAGAGGCCCTGCTCCAAATGGTTCACCACGACGTGGTCCCAG TGCAGTAAGACGTGCGGCAGCGGGGTGAAGGTGCGTGAGGTGAAGTGTTACCAGGGGGAGGAGCTGGGACACAGCTGTGACATGGCACTCAAACCCGAGGCCAGGCAGGCGTGCGAGGTGCAGGCCTGCCCAACGGAGGCACCGG TGGAGGAGGAGTGCCAGGACAAGGCGACGGCGAACTGTGCTCTGGTGCTGAAGGTGAAGCTCTGCACGCACTGGTATTACAGGAAGGCCTGCTGTCTGTCTTGTAAGAGCAAGACCCAGTAG